In Nicotiana tabacum cultivar K326 chromosome 2, ASM71507v2, whole genome shotgun sequence, the following proteins share a genomic window:
- the LOC142166225 gene encoding uncharacterized protein LOC142166225, with amino-acid sequence MEDLMKAFINKTNEKFEIQGMTIRNIERQMGQIVNLLSERAPWTLPSDTEKNLKETIKVISLRSGKVLTDPIVKAKSKVVNKQTETPTEENNEKQKSQNSGVQKEIEESRHMPALPFPQKMKREKLDKCFGRFLEMLKQLYVNIPFTEVLTQMPAYAKFLKEILSSKRNIMVKLNAHYSAILQNKITQKCGDSGSFTIPCSLGSENFDKALCDSGVSINLMPLSVFRKLEGELGVIKSIPVSLQLADQTTILPEGIIEDILVRVDKFVFPVDFIMVDMEVNKEVPLILGRPFLCTGRAILDIYEGQLMLRVGTEKVVFQMKRMMKYPSDEVSSYTCFKLDVIRELAEKYKFDKLVGDTLERCITQSSIVDDKDPKIKKEAEALETEDQVVDEDELKEEASKPNVELKVLPTHLKYAFLETNNFPVIISTDLTGTQEQKLVELLSKQKKAISWNIVDIQGISPAICMHKILLEGNSKPVVQPQRKLSKNLEEVVHKEIIKLLDT; translated from the coding sequence ATGGAAGATCTCATGAAGGCATTCATtaacaaaacaaatgaaaaattcGAGATTCAGGGCATGACTATCCGAAACATAGAAAGGCAAATGGGACAGATTGTAAATTTGTTGTCTGAGAGGGCTCCTTGGACTCTCCCATCCGACACTGAAAAGAACTTGAAGGAAACAATCAAAGTTATATCTCTGAGAAGCGGAAAAGTATTGACTGACCCAATAGTGAAGGCTAAATCGAAAGTGGTCAACAAACAGACTGAGACACCAACAGAGGAAAATAATGAAAAGCAAAAGAGCCAGAATAGCGGGGTacaaaaagaaattgaagaaagtaGACATATGCCAGCTCTACCGTTCCCTCAAAAGATGAAGCGGGAGAAACTTGACAAGtgttttgggcgattcttggagatgcTCAAACAACTTTATGTGAACATCCCTTTCACAGAGGTACTTACTCAGATGCCCGCTTATGCAAAGTTCCTGAAGGAAATCCTGTCTAGCAAGAGAAATATTATGGTCAAGCTGAATGCCCACTACAGTGCCATATTGCAAAATAAAATTACCCAAAAGTGTGGGGACTCAGGAAGCTTCACCATACCATGCTCGTTGGGGAGTGAAAATTTTGACAAGGCCCTCTGTGATTCAGGTGTGTCTATAAATCTAATGCCTCTATCTGTATTCAGGAAACTGGAAGGTGAACTTGGAGTGATCAAATCAATACCAGTGTCCCTACAACTGGCCGACCAGACCACCATTCTACCTGAGGGAATCATTGAAGATATTCTAGTGCGGGTGGACAAGTTTGTGTTCCCCGTAGACTTTATTATGGTAGATATGGAGGTGAACAAGGAGGTGCCTTTAATTCTAGGGAGGCCATTTTTGTGTACAGGTAGAGCCATCCTTGATATTTATGAGGGGCAGCTTATGCTTAGAGTGGGTACTGAGAAAGTGGTATTCCAGATGAAGAGAATGATGAAATACCCCAGTGATGAGGTGTCTTCCTACACGTGTTTCAAGCTAGATGTCATTAGGGAGTTGGCTGAGAAGTACAAGTTTGACAAGCTTGTGGGGGATACTCTAGAGAGGTGTATTACTCAGTCTAGCATAGTGGATGATAAAGATCCGAAAATAAAGAAAGAGGCTGAAGCTCTTGAAACTGAGGATCAAGTAGTTGATGAGGATGAACTAAAAGAGGAGGCTTCTAAGCCTAATGTGGAATTGAAAGTCCTCCCCACTCACTTGAAATATGCTTTTCTCGAAACTAACAATTTTCCTGTGATTATTTCTACTGATTTGACAGGTACACAGGAGCAAAAACTGGTAGAGCTGCTGTCAAAGCAGAAGAAGGCCATTAGTTGGAACATAGTTGATATTCAAGGAATCAGTCCAGCCATATGCATGCACAAAATTCTGTTGGAAGGAAATAGCAAGCCAGTGGTGCAGCCTCAACGCAAGCTGAGCAAAAATCTGGAGGAGGTAGTGCATAAGGAGATCATCAAATTGCTAGATACGTGA